In the Bos mutus isolate GX-2022 chromosome 10, NWIPB_WYAK_1.1, whole genome shotgun sequence genome, CTTCTGGGAGTACACCCACAGCGGAGTCTGGTTAACATGTGAACAGAACAAAGTCAGAGGGGCAGAAGAGACAGGTTCAGATAAGTGGGGAGAGGGGTTATGGGTAAAGGAGCTGAGGATGGGAGGAAGCAAGGATCCAGGACCTGGGTGGTCTTTATCCAGAAGCTAGGACTATGTGTCATTTGTCTGCATATCCCAACCCCTTAGCCCAACGTTCAGCCCAGAGTGGGTGCCCAGTAGCTAGATGGTGGGGCTAAAGGAAGAAACCAAAAAGACAGGGACAGGACAGCCACCCTGCCACCAAGCTTTCCTGACGCCCCCTCCTTCCACCTGTCGCCCCTTCTGGGCTAAGACCCACAAAAGTACCCATTTCCCAGCCTGGCCGCTAGGCAGATGGGGACTTTGAGGAGGGAGACATGGCGCTTTGTTTGGGCAGCTTTGGTTTTTTACTTGGTTCCAGTGGGTACAAACCACTGTGGAGACTTCCCACCTGTCCCTCCGTGCCAGGCCCACCTGCTCCTGTTAATCAGAGCAGGAAAAAGGGGAGGGGCAGCTAgccatctggaagttcccagtcCGGAGGCAGGCAAGCCCCCTCAGTGCTCTCTGGAACAGCCCTAAGCCTTCTGGGCTATACCGGGAGGACACGGTGACACCCACCTCTCTGGGGGAAGCCAAGATAGAGGCACCTCTCTACTGCGCCTTTTCTGCCAGGGCCCTTTCACTTTAGGCTCCCACTCTTGTCTTCTGACATCCTCAAGGACCCAAACACACATTTCGATTTACTGGCCCCTTCTCACCCCATTTTTTTCAGATGCTGTGCTAAGCACCTTCCTGAATTACCTCCTTTCATCCTCATGATCCTGAGGCTCAGAGTGATAGGTGAGTGGCCTGTCCTCCAAATCAATCATGCAGCTGGAAAATGGGGACACCATGATTCCCACCCAGATCCTTCCAGTGCCAGAGACTATCTTTCATCTCTGTCTTTGTCTTAAATATTCCAGCTGTCTCCTATTATTGGGAACAATCTTTATTGCCATCTTCAGTGGATTTTTCCGACTGAAGCAAATAGTCATATGGGGATTACTAGTGCAGTATGTGGATGGAGGTCAATTACAGGGCAACAGTGTAGGGTCTAGCGGAAGCAGAACTATTAAGCAGCTACAATCCTCGTGTACTTCACTGGATAGACTTACAGTCCTCAATCACAGCCTACTTGTCCTTAACTTTATTCACAATCTTAATGTTCCACCTGTGTTCCTGTACTTGAAGATTAGAAGTACATCTATAGCAGCTAGTGACCCCTACAGTAGCTAATAGTAAGAGAAACAACATCACAGAAAACTTTTAAAGCAGTCCTTTTAAAAAGTGGCCTAAGGTCATCTAGCATTAAGGCGAATAGCTTTTCTGACACTGTTCACAGCTTCTGAAGACATTGCTGCAGAGTTCTTTGGTTTCTGAGTGATCCTCAGCTATCCAGAAGGATTTATGTTATATTGCAGATGTGCTGAAGATGAGTGTAATGTTTTAGAATGACTTCCTTCcaaaatgagttttttaaaagttttaaattacaaAGGGGTGAGCTTTATATATCTGGAAAGCTCATTTAGATGGTAGAATTCATTTCTATGATACTAGATAAGAGTGCCAGTGTCTGCAGAGCCCAGCGAGGACTCTTGACCATGACTTCTGCTGGCTCTCAATCTAGCCTCAGGCCACAGATGCAGGCTGGGTTTCATCTTGAACCATCATCTCTCTCATCCCACTGGTAAGTGGCTGTGCACTTGCCCGGCTTGAGGCTCCCTCAGGAATTGGAGGTTCTGTATAATAATGGGACAGACTGAGATTTGAAACTGAGCGGATCCAGGTTTAACTCTGCCTCTCAATAGAGACTGGACCAGTCTTGTAATTCTTCTGAAGCTGCTGTGACCTGTGAATTGGGGCTGTGGTATCCATGGCACAGCTTCGTTGTGAGGGTTAGCTACACCCGATAAAGGGTCTGATATGCAGCAGGTTCCCCTGCCATTTGGTGCTCCACAGCCTCAGGCTGTGTGGCTGGGtatccctctcccttcccagcGCGGCCTGGAGCTTGCTTTAGGCCCAGATTCTGCTCCTTAAGAACCAAATTCTGGTATCTGCTCAGATTGTCTGATTCTCAGGCTGATTCCCATCTCATAACTGAGatcacctccctccttcccaccaaGGGCCTTTGCTTGAGTCCCATGCCCTGGTACAGGGTATCTTATCTTGAAAGGATTTGGAGTcacctcatttctttttccttgggcCATGGTGAAAATAAACTTGGGTGACAGCCCCCCAGTGTCTCACCCTTACCTGGATATGAGCCTCTGTCTTCATATCCCATTATGCCAGTACAAGGTCAACCCTGTCTCCCtgccactggggcttccctaggcTCCTGCTTGCTGGAAGGAAATGCTGAACAGTTAGTGCTGGGTGTGAGGACACTGATAGGGTGTAGGCAACAGGGCGCCTCCAGCAGAGGGGTGGGGATAGGCCAGGCCAGGCAGGAAGGGGAAAATGAACCTAAGGGGGAGCCCATTTCTCTGGGGACTGATTCTGTTAGGGAATGCCTCAGCTCTGCTTCTGTAGGCATCACACCAACTTCCATAGGCTCTTTCTACATCCTTTGTCCccattaattttccttttaaactctGGGACAGCTCTGTCACCTTGCTTACCACAGACTGGTAAGCAAGCGTATGTCCCAGCAGTTCTCACTGGTCATTCCCTCCATTACCCTCTCCAGCTCTTTGGGGCCCTCCTACAGCCCTAGCCCTCACTGTCTGCTTAGTTTGCTTATCCTGTGGCCTCTCACCTTGCCTAAAATCCACAACTCTATTCCAACTACTGACAGCATTCTTTAGGATCTAGTTTGGACCCTCTTCCAGAAAGACCTCTTGGATTTGGCCAAGGTGATGCTAGCATCTTCATACCCTGAATGATGATGATTTTTCTCTGGACGCATCTTTGTCTGCTTTGGGGCATGCTGGACAAGAGTTCATCTGTCTTCCTTAGGACAGACTGAAATGCTTGGTGGGGTGGAGGATGGGGGGCAGAGTGCTTCACCAGGGACAGTCTGCTTCTGTGATAAGTGATCTGAGAGTTCTCCATAAATGGGAAGTTTCCTAGCTGCAGGGCCCTGCTGGCTCACGAATTCTGAGAGCCTGGCAGTAAGGAGGCTTGGTGCTCACTGCTGGTGTCAGGCACTATACAGATGGGCCCCTGGCAGTAAGTGGAGATAGAGAGGCTTACTCTTGGGGTTCCTAGAATTTTCTTACCCTCTGAGTGGTATAAAAACTAAGGATGGGTGATCTGAAGATAAACAGGAAAAGGGCAGAGAAAAGGCCTTTATAGCGAGGAGCAAGGTGAGGGGAGCATAAGCTGAGCTAGGTAGAGAGGCGGGGCCCAGCACAGCTCACTTACAGGCTGAAATTTctgattcctttatttttcaaCCTTGGCTTCCTGGGCAACAACCTAGCTATGGGACAGAAGCATTTGTTGTGCTCTTTTTATGAGCCAGGCCTTGTAGGAGGGATCACTGTTGGCAAAACCTCAGGCCCTGCCCAAATCCTCCCTTGGGGGCTGGAGGTCTCCAGCCAGTTGGCATTCTGGTGCTTAAGGCCACTTTTGGATGGGTTTGGCAAGGATGGAGTGTCCAGGCCCATGACCCTTTAagaactttactttttaaaaacagccacCAACCGGTGGCAGtgtggggagagggtggtggtGGACTGTGGTCTCTGGCCATGCACAGGGGGAGCTCTGTGAGGGCCCTCTCCCTGTCTGAGGGACACCTAACTTGATAGCAGCTACCTGGGATCAACAGGAGGCCCATCAAGTCCCCTCAGactgagggacagggaaggaagTAGTGGATGGGAAGCTGAGCTGCCCTCTATAGGGTTGCTGTCCCTGTGAACAGAATGCCCAAGGGAGCTAGGTCACCTCAGGCCAGCAGTGGCTCATCCTCCGCTTCGACCACCCAGACCCCAGGTTCAGCCAGTGGCACCAGCAGCACATCGTCCTCATCCTCTGGGGACAGGACTGTTGTGTGGGGTCCAGGTGACGCCCGGGTTGGTCCAGGGGGCCGCAGGCTGGGCAGGAGGCGGCCTCGCAGGGCCTGTACCACTCCAGACAGCAGTGATGGCTCCAAGGGCACCGCAGGCAGTGGCCCTGGGGCTTCAGGGACAGTAGGACAGGCTGGGGATGTGCTGGCAGGTGGCAGTGGAGCCTTGACAGGCAGCGGGGGTGCCTGATCCCCATCTTGCCCACCCACTGCCCCGCCCTCATGGGCTGGACCTGTGCTGCCATCTAAGGTCTCAGGAGGAGCAGTGGATGGTGTGGCCTGGGATCTGGTTTCAGGGGTCCGGGCTGGGGGGTTGGTTCGGGGAAGCAAGCCCCAGCGGCGAAGACGGCGCACCAGGCGGCGCATAGAGCGGCCCCGCTGGCGGCGGCGGGCACCAGAGGTGCTCCCTGGAGTCATGTCCTGGCGCAGGATCTGTAGCAGAGAACGCAGATTGCCCAGAACAGAGTTCTGCAAGGAGAGGAGGAAGACATCAGAGTTGGAAGGGGTGGGAACAGCCACAGGGGTCTGGAGCGGCAGGTGGTCTGGTTGGGGAGGGTGACTTACATCATTAGGGTTCTCTGTAGGGAAGTCCTCTACAGGAGGGATGGCGCCCTGGGCAATGAGCTGCCCGTAGGAGGGAGGCGCCTGCTGCTGCACAATCTCGGCCTCCATCCGGGAGAGGGGGGCGAAGATGCTGGAAGGCATGAGGGCTGCTCAGTCACAGGTGCCGGTGACCAGAGCTGCCTATCCCAGCCCAGACAGGCCTCTTTACTCCACACCCAGGCCAGGATACCCGGCATTATGCCCTGGCTCTCCAAAATCATCTGAGGTCTCCCTCCTTCCTTGAGGTGGCTTTCGAGATCTAGATCTGTCCCTCCCTCAGGGGAGCACACCTGCCCCCAAGTGAGACAGCCCCAGGAGCGCAGCCAGCAGCTGGCCACAGAGCCTGTCCCCCACGTGCGCATCCTCAGGCCTCCTGTGGCCACACGGGCCCTGTCCCACCCTCAGGGCCCACTTCTCTACCGCCAGCTGCACTCCCACTGACCTGTACTCCTGGGTGCGAATGGCATAGAGCTTGCAGGTGCAGCCCAGGGCGATGACCAGTAGCAAGCCGCACACAAGGCTGCCAATGACGGCAGCGGTAATGACCTTGCGGGGCAGGGCGTAGGAGCAGTCCCACTCGTCACTGCCGTCAGCACAGTCCGGCTGCCCGTCGCACACCCACGTCTCATACACGCACTTCTCATCCCGGCACCGGAAGTTGCCTGGCTGGCAGTGGCGACAGCGTCTCTCATCTGCTCCATCGGCACAGAAGGTCTGGTAGTTACAGCGGTCAGTGGGCAGGTAGCAGGCTGTGGCCCCAGGGGTGCCGGCGGCCCCACAGGGGTAGTGTCCAGGTGGGCAGCTGGGGCAGTTCTCCTCGTCCGTGCCATCTGCACAGTCCCATGAGCCGTCGCAGCGCTGTGCCTCGCTGTAGCAGCGCTCGCCGAGGCCTTCGCTAGCCCCCAAGCCAGAGCTTAAGCCGCACGGTCGGTCCCAAGGCAAGCAGTAGCCCCGCACATGGTAGGTGGCATTGAAGCCCCGACCAGTGCTCCAAGGGACTGTGCGGTAGTCCACTGTGGCCTGGCCAGACAGCGTCTCCACAGTGACAGCCTTGCCATTACTGAAGCGGGTGAGGCTGCGCAGCAGTCGGAGGGTCTCGAGGGGCCCCGCGCCGTCATATACACGCACTGCATCGTCATAGCCTAGATCCAAGGCCGTGAAGCGCACTGCCAGGCGCCGGCCATCACGTGGGTCCAGCAGCCAGCGGCAAGACTGGGGGTGGGAGACTGAGGCCAGGTGTGAGTATCCGAAGGAGGAGAAGACCCCATAGAAGTCTTCTAAGGTGTGATTGCAGGGTGGGGTGAGGACAGGGGCTAGGGCCAAGTCAGGGAAGGGGTCTGAGCTGCAACCTGCCTCGTCAGAGCCATCGCCACAGGCGTCGACCCCATCACAGCGCTGGAGCAGGGGCACACAGCGGTGGTTCAGGCACTGGAACTCCTCCTGCAGGCACATCAGCCAATCTGCAGAGGCACCACGGAGAGGGGCTGTGAAGCACTGGGGCGGGCCGgatcctcccctcctccctggggcTTCCATTGCCTGTTCTAAGTGCCACATCAGCCCTGTCCAGCCCACCTTGGCTGTAAGAGAGCAGGAAGCCCTGGCCCATGGGAGCTCTGGCCCCGACATAGCTGTAGGTGATGGTGACGTTGCCTCCAGGCAGTTGCAGAGGGCTGGCAGGTGCCTCGCACAGGGAGATCTGCGGCTGGACGGGGGAGCGCAGGGTTAAGCGCTCTGAGCCACAGGCCAGATGCAGTTTTTGGAACCTACAGGGG is a window encoding:
- the LRP10 gene encoding low-density lipoprotein receptor-related protein 10, whose product is MLPAILLLFLGGTVAHPDRIIFPNPACEDPPAVLLEVQGTLQRPVGRDSRSSPANCTWLILGRKEQTVTVRFQKLHLACGSERLTLRSPVQPQISLCEAPASPLQLPGGNVTITYSYVGARAPMGQGFLLSYSQDWLMCLQEEFQCLNHRCVPLLQRCDGVDACGDGSDEAGCSSDPFPDLALAPVLTPPCNHTLEDFYGVFSSFGYSHLASVSHPQSCRWLLDPRDGRRLAVRFTALDLGYDDAVRVYDGAGPLETLRLLRSLTRFSNGKAVTVETLSGQATVDYRTVPWSTGRGFNATYHVRGYCLPWDRPCGLSSGLGASEGLGERCYSEAQRCDGSWDCADGTDEENCPSCPPGHYPCGAAGTPGATACYLPTDRCNYQTFCADGADERRCRHCQPGNFRCRDEKCVYETWVCDGQPDCADGSDEWDCSYALPRKVITAAVIGSLVCGLLLVIALGCTCKLYAIRTQEYSIFAPLSRMEAEIVQQQAPPSYGQLIAQGAIPPVEDFPTENPNDNSVLGNLRSLLQILRQDMTPGSTSGARRRQRGRSMRRLVRRLRRWGLLPRTNPPARTPETRSQATPSTAPPETLDGSTGPAHEGGAVGGQDGDQAPPLPVKAPLPPASTSPACPTVPEAPGPLPAVPLEPSLLSGVVQALRGRLLPSLRPPGPTRASPGPHTTVLSPEDEDDVLLVPLAEPGVWVVEAEDEPLLA